A window of the Streptomyces sp. NBC_00250 genome harbors these coding sequences:
- a CDS encoding sugar transferase has product MTAKRTFDVVGGLALLVVLSPLLAAVALSVALGSTTPGRGVLRRRTVAGLEGEPFTMLTFRTKSPLAALPLLVHVVGGRMSLVGPCPLTPGHRECAGEGRRRLSVRPGLTGPWQISGRSDLPWEERELLDLHYVDHHWLGMDLTILARTLPAVRRRRAARFA; this is encoded by the coding sequence ATGACGGCCAAGCGCACGTTCGACGTGGTGGGCGGGCTCGCCCTCCTGGTCGTGCTGTCCCCTCTGCTCGCCGCCGTCGCCCTCTCGGTCGCCCTCGGCTCGACCACCCCCGGCCGGGGCGTGCTGCGCCGCCGCACGGTGGCAGGCTTGGAGGGAGAACCCTTCACGATGCTGACCTTCCGCACGAAGAGCCCGCTGGCCGCGCTGCCCCTCCTCGTGCACGTCGTCGGCGGCCGGATGTCGCTGGTCGGACCGTGTCCACTGACCCCGGGCCACCGCGAGTGCGCGGGCGAGGGACGTCGTCGGCTCTCCGTGCGCCCCGGGCTCACCGGCCCGTGGCAGATCAGCGGCCGCTCGGACCTGCCGTGGGAGGAGCGTGAGCTGCTCGACCTCCACTATGTGGACCACCACTGGCTGGGGATGGATCTGACGATCCTGGCGCGTACGCTTCCAGCAGTCCGCAGGCGTCGCGCGGCAAGGTTTGCCTGA
- a CDS encoding (Fe-S)-binding protein translates to MQLAAIVVSIVITVVAVALFGRATVQIYRFVRLGQPVPAGTRTGDPTQRTITLVKEFLGHTRMNRWGIVGFAHWFVAVGFFSLLLTIVNAFGQLFQADWLIPIIGDWLPYEIFTEFLGLMTVLGIVTLIVIRQLSKPTKAGRKSRFAGSKTGQAYFVEAVILIVGVCIMTLRALEGVQHHVTGWEPGFFASYPLIALLDGLDLSTIQYLTYFFACLKIVTSFTWMITVSLNTNMGVAWHRFLGFPNIWFKRNADGSTALGALQPMTTAGKEIDWEDPAEDAVFGVSQVEQFSWKGILDFSTCTECGRCQSQCPAWNTGKPLSPKLLIMSLRDHAHAKAPYLLAGGGKDMEGNEKATEEQLKDVPASAIAEAERPLIGTAEENGVIDPDVLWSCTTCGACVEQCPVDIEHIDHIVDMRRYQVMIESAFPSEAGTMLKNLEKKGNPWGLAKKQRVEWTKEVDFEVPIVGKDVEDLSEFDYLYWVGCAGALEDRAKKTTKAFAELLHMAGVKFAIMGGDEKCTGDSPRRLGNEPLFQQLAQENVAMLNMAFGEDDEDESTKKPKSAKKIVSTCPHCFNTIANEYPQLGGEYEVIHHTQLLQHLIDEGKLVPVTPVDGLITYHDPCYLGRHNKVYTPPREIMSAVPGLRQQEMHRHKERGFCCGAGGARMWMEERIGKRINNERVEEALSLNPDIVSTACPFCLVMLTDSVNGKKNEGKAKESVTVVDVAQLLLESVKTPVDPEPEPAEEPEPEPAA, encoded by the coding sequence ATGCAACTCGCCGCGATCGTCGTGTCGATCGTCATCACGGTGGTGGCCGTCGCGCTGTTCGGCCGTGCCACCGTGCAGATCTACCGGTTCGTGCGCCTCGGCCAGCCCGTGCCCGCGGGCACGCGCACCGGCGACCCCACCCAGCGCACCATCACCCTGGTCAAGGAATTCCTCGGCCACACCCGGATGAACCGCTGGGGCATCGTCGGCTTCGCGCACTGGTTCGTCGCGGTGGGCTTCTTCTCGCTGCTCCTGACGATCGTGAACGCCTTCGGCCAGCTCTTCCAGGCCGACTGGCTGATCCCGATCATCGGCGACTGGCTGCCGTACGAGATCTTCACCGAGTTCCTCGGTCTGATGACGGTCCTGGGCATCGTGACGCTCATCGTGATCCGGCAGCTCAGCAAGCCGACCAAGGCGGGCCGCAAGTCCCGCTTCGCCGGCTCGAAGACCGGCCAGGCGTACTTCGTCGAGGCCGTCATCCTGATCGTCGGCGTCTGCATCATGACGCTGCGCGCCCTCGAAGGCGTCCAGCACCACGTGACCGGCTGGGAGCCGGGCTTCTTCGCCTCGTACCCGCTGATCGCGCTGCTCGACGGCCTGGACCTGAGCACGATCCAGTACCTCACCTACTTCTTCGCGTGCCTCAAGATCGTCACGTCCTTCACCTGGATGATCACGGTCTCGCTGAACACCAACATGGGTGTCGCCTGGCACCGCTTCCTCGGCTTCCCGAACATCTGGTTCAAGCGGAACGCCGACGGATCCACCGCCCTCGGCGCGCTCCAGCCGATGACGACGGCCGGCAAGGAGATCGACTGGGAGGACCCGGCCGAGGACGCCGTCTTCGGTGTCTCCCAGGTCGAGCAGTTCTCCTGGAAGGGCATCCTCGACTTCTCCACCTGCACCGAGTGCGGCCGCTGCCAGTCGCAGTGCCCCGCCTGGAACACCGGCAAGCCCCTCTCCCCCAAGCTCCTCATCATGTCGCTGCGCGACCACGCGCACGCCAAGGCGCCGTACCTGCTCGCGGGCGGCGGCAAGGACATGGAGGGCAACGAGAAGGCCACCGAGGAGCAGCTCAAGGACGTCCCCGCGTCGGCGATCGCCGAGGCCGAGCGCCCCCTCATCGGCACCGCCGAGGAGAACGGCGTCATCGACCCCGACGTCCTGTGGTCCTGCACCACCTGCGGCGCCTGCGTCGAGCAGTGCCCGGTCGACATCGAGCACATCGACCACATCGTCGACATGCGCCGCTACCAGGTGATGATCGAGAGCGCGTTCCCGTCCGAGGCGGGCACGATGCTCAAGAACCTGGAGAAGAAGGGCAACCCCTGGGGCCTGGCGAAGAAGCAGCGCGTCGAGTGGACCAAGGAGGTCGACTTCGAGGTCCCGATCGTCGGCAAGGACGTCGAAGACCTCTCCGAGTTCGACTACCTCTACTGGGTCGGCTGCGCCGGCGCCCTGGAGGACCGGGCCAAGAAGACCACCAAGGCCTTCGCGGAGCTCCTGCACATGGCGGGCGTCAAGTTCGCGATCATGGGCGGCGACGAGAAGTGCACCGGTGACTCCCCCCGCCGCCTGGGCAACGAGCCGCTGTTCCAGCAGCTCGCGCAGGAGAACGTCGCGATGCTGAACATGGCGTTCGGCGAGGACGACGAGGACGAGTCGACGAAGAAGCCGAAGTCGGCGAAGAAGATCGTCTCGACCTGCCCGCACTGCTTCAACACCATCGCCAACGAGTACCCGCAGCTCGGCGGCGAGTACGAGGTCATCCACCACACCCAGCTGCTCCAGCACCTCATCGACGAGGGCAAGCTGGTCCCGGTGACCCCGGTCGACGGTCTGATCACCTACCACGACCCGTGCTACCTGGGCCGCCACAACAAGGTCTACACGCCCCCGCGCGAGATCATGTCGGCCGTCCCCGGCCTGCGTCAGCAGGAGATGCACCGCCACAAGGAGCGCGGCTTCTGCTGTGGCGCCGGTGGCGCGCGGATGTGGATGGAGGAGCGGATCGGCAAGCGCATCAACAACGAGCGCGTCGAGGAGGCCCTGTCCCTCAACCCGGACATCGTCTCCACCGCCTGCCCGTTCTGCCTGGTCATGCTGACCGACTCGGTCAACGGCAAGAAGAACGAGGGCAAGGCCAAGGAGTCCGTCACGGTCGTCGACGTGGCCCAGCTGCTGCTCGAATCGGTGAAGACCCCGGTGGACCCGGAGCCGGAGCCGGCCGAGGAGCCGGAGCCGGAACCGGCTGCCTGA